In a genomic window of Glycine max cultivar Williams 82 chromosome 13, Glycine_max_v4.0, whole genome shotgun sequence:
- the DOF10 gene encoding dof zinc finger protein DOF1.5-like isoform X1, translating into MAEESQGIKLFGAMITLNRGEVNKGEKGSEYERVEKRAEKIIPCPRCKSMETKFCYFNNYNVNQPRHFCKSCQRYWTAGGALRNVAVGAGRRKVKSPCHGAGVYESTSEDENKFEMGQGHVAMPNTGFRQIFQAKRQRITSASRSIKSSTKTQLGIIMKQEEKT; encoded by the exons ATGGCCGAGGAGTCTCAAGGGATTAAGCTGTTTGGTGCAATGATTACATTGAACCGTGGGGAAGTAAACAAAGGAGAAAAGGGAAGCGAATATGAGAGGGTGGAGAAGAGAGCAGAGAAGATAATACCCTGTCCGAGATGCAAGAGCATGGAAACTAAGTTCTGTTACTTCAATAACTACAACGTTAATCAGCCAAGGCATTTCTGCAAGAGCTGCCAGAGGTACTGGACGGCTGGTGGGGCCCTCCGAAACGTCGCGGTGGGCGCCGGTCGCCGGAAGGTTAAGTCACCGTGCCATGGAGCCGGTGTCTATGAAAGTACTTCTGAAGATGAAAACAAGTTTGAGATGGGTCAGGGACACGTTGCCATGCCCAACACTGGTTTCCGGCAGATTTTTCAGGCCAAGCGGCAGAGGATCACCTCAG CATCAAGGTCAATAAAATCATCTACGAAAACACAACTTGGAATTATCatgaaacaagaagaaaagaccTGA
- the LOC100813828 gene encoding U-box domain-containing protein 7, with protein MCPVLPLYFKVHGALQIVSLIRFLSLLPLVSLCLQSQKQKLKLYKNQTPNTHFSKISISCFVFSFLSSMSTPSSSSSSSSIWVLSNIKLQFFGRIRRFLQSKATKKRYDPSDRFDTAKSKVEHNNKVENLETVQVMEKHKEEEEESVIMLQRTVKMLHFGSWEEKEVAAKEIEKLAKEDVKVRKLITELGVVPVLVSMVASPVASRRRAGLTALIHLADGTYTNKALIVEAGILSKLPKTIDLVDESTTSKLVELLLSLSSLANTQFPLAILDFLPLLRNILEKGSSFDTKNSCLGALHNLSTVLENACPLVSSGVVPILLEVSSIKEISEKALATLGNLSVTLMGKKTIENNSMVPETFIEILSWEDKPKCQELSVYILMILAHQSSLQRKKMAQAGIVPVLLEVVLLGSNLAQKRAMKLLQWFKDERQTKMGPHSGPQTPRFAMGSPVNQREAKEGKRLMKSLVKQSLNRNMEIITQRANAAGESSKLKSLIISTSSKSLPY; from the exons ATGTGCCCTGTGCTCCCCCTGTACTTTAAAGTTCACGGAGCTCTTCAAATAGTTTCATTGATTCGTTTtctctcccttctccctctggTCTCTCTCTGTCTCCAAAGTCAGAAACAGAAACTAAAATTGTATAAGAACCAAACCCCAAACACTCACttttccaaaatttcaatatcTTGCTTTGTTTTCTCCTTCCTCTCAAGCATGTCTActccttcatcatcatcatcttcttcttctatttggGTGTTGTCTAACATAAAACTTCAGTTCTTTGGCCGCATCAGAAGGTTTCTCCAATCCAAAGCAACCAAAAAGCGTTATGACCCCTCTGATCGGTTTGACACAGCTAAGAGCAAAGTTGAACACAACAACAAGGTTGAAAATCTTGAAACAGTTCAAGTTATGGAGAAGCAtaaagaggaggaggaagagtcTGTGATCATGTTGCAGAGAACTGTGAAGATGCTTCACTTTGGAAGCTGGGAAGAGAAGGAGGTGGCAGCAAAGGAGATTGAAAAGTTAGCCAAGGAAGATGTTAAGGTTAGAAAATTGATAACAGAACTTGGGGTGGTGCCGGTGTTGGTATCTATGGTGGCGTCGCCGGTGGCTAGCCGCCGGCGAGCAGGGTTGACGGCGTTGATCCACCTAGCTGATGGAACCTACAC GAACAAGGCTTTGATAGTGGAGGCAGGAATATTGTCCAAGCTTCCTAAGACAATTGACCTTGTAGATGAATCAACAACAAGTAAATTGGTAGAGTtgcttttgtcattgtcatctCTAGCAAACACTCAATTCCCTCTTGCCATATTAGACTTTCTACCGTTACTTAGAAACATTCTTGAGAAAGGCTCAAGTTTTGACACCAAAAATTCATGTTTAGGTGCCTTACATAACCTATCAACTGTGTTAGAGAATGCATGCCCTTTGGTTTCAAGTGGGGTGGTCCCTATCCTCTTGGAAGTATCctcaataaaagaaatttcAGAGAAAGCACTTGCCACTCTAGGGAACTTATCAGTGACTTTGATGGGAAAGAAAACAATAGAGAACAATTCAATGGTGCCAGAAACCTTTATTGAGATCTTGTCATGGGAAGACAAACCCAAATGCCAAGAGTTGTCAGTGTATATTTTGATGATTCTTGCACATCAAAGCTCAttgcaaagaaagaaaatggcaCAGGCAGGAATTGTTCCGGTGCTTCTTGAAGTGGTTTTATTGGGGAGTAATTTGGCTCAGAAGAGAGCAATGAAACTATTGCAATGGTTTAAGGATGAAAGGCAAACGAAAATGGGTCCACATTCTGGTCCACAAACACCAAGATTTGCAATGGGGTCACCTGTGAATCAAAGAGAAGCAAAAGAAGGGAAGAGATTGATGAAGAGTTTGGTGAAACAAAGTTTAAATAGGAATATGGAAATAATAACGCAGAGGGCAAATGCAGCAGGGGAGTCTTCTAAATTGAAGTCTTTGATTATTAGCACTAGTTCCAAGAGTTTGCCTTACTAA
- the DOF10 gene encoding dof zinc finger protein DOF1.5-like, producing MAEESQGIKLFGAMITLNRGEVNKGEKGSEYERVEKRAEKIIPCPRCKSMETKFCYFNNYNVNQPRHFCKSCQRYWTAGGALRNVAVGAGRRKVKSPCHGAGVYESTSEDENKFEMGQGHVAMPNTGFRQIFQAKRQRITSAQHQGQ from the exons ATGGCCGAGGAGTCTCAAGGGATTAAGCTGTTTGGTGCAATGATTACATTGAACCGTGGGGAAGTAAACAAAGGAGAAAAGGGAAGCGAATATGAGAGGGTGGAGAAGAGAGCAGAGAAGATAATACCCTGTCCGAGATGCAAGAGCATGGAAACTAAGTTCTGTTACTTCAATAACTACAACGTTAATCAGCCAAGGCATTTCTGCAAGAGCTGCCAGAGGTACTGGACGGCTGGTGGGGCCCTCCGAAACGTCGCGGTGGGCGCCGGTCGCCGGAAGGTTAAGTCACCGTGCCATGGAGCCGGTGTCTATGAAAGTACTTCTGAAGATGAAAACAAGTTTGAGATGGGTCAGGGACACGTTGCCATGCCCAACACTGGTTTCCGGCAGATTTTTCAGGCCAAGCGGCAGAGGATCACCTCAG CTCAGCATCAAGGTCAATAA
- the LOC100813291 gene encoding olee1-like protein, translated as MAKTTIIILASTLCFLSFLGSAYARDRFMVEGTVYCDTCRVQFLTKLSEFLEGATVRVVCSQVDNAKNVTFSKEAVTDASGSYKVEVDGDHEEDTCEVTLLKSPRADCSEVDQESHLQQAARISITKNNGIVSPIRQANPLGFLKKDRLPGCLDLLKELGINEDGTLIA; from the exons ATGGCAAAAACTACAATCATCATCCTTGCCTCCACCCTTTGCTTCTTATCCTTCCTAGGCTCCGCTTATGCCCGAGACCGCTTCATGGTGGAGGGCACCGTTTACTGTGACACGTGTCGCGTCCAATTCCTCACCAAGTTGTCTGAGTTCCTTGAAG GAGCTACCGTGCGTGTGGTGTGTTCACAAGTTGATAATGCGAAGAACGTGACATTCAGCAAAGAGGCAGTGACAGATGCATCAGGGTCATACAAAGTGGAGGTGGACGGAGACCACGAAGAAGACACGTGTGAGGTTACCCTCTTGAAGAGTCCAAGAGCAGACTGCTCCGAGGTTGATCAAGAGTCTCACCTTCAGCAAGCTGCAAGGATCAGCATCACCAAAAACAATGGAATTGTGTCCCCAATTCGCCAGGCCAACCCTCTTGGTTTCCTCAAGAAGGATCGTCTCCCTGGCTGCTTGGACCTCCTCAAGGAGCTTGGAATCAATGAAGATGGCACCCTCATCGCTTGA